The following proteins are co-located in the Mycolicibacterium goodii genome:
- a CDS encoding ESX-1 secretion-associated protein, with translation MTRLPKTHEPDHPAATVPTAKGIPLGDLRVTATRLRETAARQRDVAGGIDAVEAVTDGVTGAVGRTHGLVCSLSIAALGEAQLSRTAATKAMSLVSNDLAEKLDTAAADYTRTDQQQQDELASQVHPR, from the coding sequence CGCACGAGCCTGACCATCCCGCTGCGACTGTTCCGACGGCGAAAGGAATTCCATTGGGTGATCTGAGGGTTACCGCGACCAGACTGCGAGAAACCGCTGCCCGTCAACGAGATGTCGCTGGCGGAATCGATGCGGTGGAAGCCGTCACCGACGGCGTCACTGGTGCCGTTGGAAGAACCCACGGTCTCGTATGCTCGCTTTCCATCGCAGCTCTTGGCGAGGCCCAGCTGTCACGGACGGCGGCAACCAAGGCGATGAGCTTGGTGTCGAACGACCTTGCCGAGAAGTTGGATACGGCTGCCGCTGACTACACGCGAACCGATCAACAACAGCAGGACGAACTCGCCAGCCAAGTGCATCCGAGGTGA